The following coding sequences lie in one Euhalothece natronophila Z-M001 genomic window:
- a CDS encoding TM2 domain-containing protein: MKTSDESQMSNYIVYQRNKPTAYALWCFCLFSVCGIHRFYARRYLSGVIYLLTWGFFGLGQFMDLFLIPNMVDEENLKMKALYGYQPNQASFYQTPESIVVNLPRSQPPEVNSEVTEKQYFTERQQEPDLDRAILRTVKDAQGATLAEIFLEVRGEYEEIEERVEYLMSKNLLIVDNRPDDGAVIYKLN; the protein is encoded by the coding sequence ATGAAAACTTCTGATGAGTCGCAAATGTCCAATTACATTGTCTATCAAAGGAACAAGCCCACTGCTTATGCCTTGTGGTGTTTTTGTTTATTCTCAGTATGTGGGATTCACCGTTTCTACGCTAGACGTTATCTGTCAGGGGTAATTTATCTATTGACGTGGGGCTTTTTTGGATTAGGGCAATTTATGGATTTATTTCTTATTCCCAACATGGTTGATGAAGAAAACCTAAAGATGAAAGCTCTCTATGGTTATCAACCCAACCAGGCTAGTTTTTATCAAACCCCTGAAAGTATTGTTGTTAATTTACCTCGTTCTCAGCCTCCAGAGGTAAACTCAGAAGTAACCGAAAAACAGTACTTCACAGAAAGACAACAAGAGCCAGATTTAGATCGTGCCATTTTAAGAACGGTAAAAGATGCTCAGGGGGCAACTTTAGCTGAGATTTTTCTAGAAGTCAGGGGAGAATATGAGGAAATTGAGGAACGAGTTGAGTATTTAATGAGCAAAAACTTGTTAATCGTTGATAATCGCCCTGACGATGGTGCAGTAATTTATAAACTCAATTAA
- a CDS encoding Uma2 family endonuclease gives MQWQEVIEHPSLQDLPFKIELNEYGKIEMSPASNRHGRLQSKLTLLLAQHGKQGELYLECSVETRKGIKVADVAWASPEFFAEYGEMTPLPVAPEICIEILSPSNSQGEMAEKIDLYLAKGAKEVWLCDDQGNLTINTPKGVIEKSNLLKTFPSNILNVNVE, from the coding sequence ATGCAATGGCAAGAGGTAATTGAGCATCCTAGTTTACAGGATTTGCCATTCAAAATTGAGCTTAATGAATATGGCAAAATTGAGATGAGTCCTGCTTCTAACCGTCATGGGAGACTACAAAGTAAATTAACCTTACTCTTAGCTCAACATGGCAAACAAGGAGAGTTATATTTGGAATGTTCGGTTGAGACAAGAAAAGGGATAAAAGTTGCCGATGTGGCTTGGGCTTCCCCAGAATTTTTTGCTGAATATGGCGAAATGACTCCTTTACCTGTTGCCCCAGAAATTTGCATCGAAATTCTTTCTCCTTCTAATTCTCAAGGAGAAATGGCAGAAAAAATCGATCTGTATTTAGCTAAAGGCGCAAAAGAGGTCTGGCTCTGCGATGATCAAGGCAATCTTACCATTAATACCCCAAAAGGAGTTATAGAAAAATCCAATCTTTTAAAAACTTTTCCTAGCAATATTCTAAATGTGAATGTCGAGTAA
- a CDS encoding DUF4870 domain-containing protein, with amino-acid sequence MAEDLDQRKLLSALCHGSIFFGTLFFSVAIPIIVLLMSKDDVAKANAKEALNFHFNLWLYEIIFFILTLILIGWILLGILAIVNLIMPIIAIINVLTKPETAYRYPFIFRLL; translated from the coding sequence ATGGCTGAAGATTTAGATCAACGTAAACTGCTTTCCGCCCTTTGTCACGGTTCTATCTTTTTTGGCACATTATTTTTTTCAGTTGCGATTCCCATTATTGTCTTATTGATGAGTAAAGATGATGTTGCCAAAGCAAATGCAAAAGAAGCCCTCAATTTTCATTTTAATTTGTGGCTTTACGAAATTATTTTTTTTATCCTTACCTTAATTTTAATTGGATGGATTTTGTTAGGAATTTTAGCAATTGTTAACTTGATTATGCCGATAATTGCTATTATAAATGTCTTAACTAAGCCAGAAACAGCTTATCGCTACCCCTTTATTTTCCGATTGCTTTAA
- a CDS encoding four-carbon acid sugar kinase family protein: MTTPKIIVLDDDPTGSQTVHSCLLLMQWDVETLRLGLQDDISIFFVLTNTRALSPDNAVKRTREVCQNLKSALAQENINDFLVVSRSDSTLRGHYPLETDVIAEELGSFDAHFLVPAFFEGGRITRDSVHYIVSDGVETPVHETEFAKDSVFGYSYSYLPDYVEEKTQGKIKANEVQRFTLADIRQGIKDRLRQLNNNQCVAVDGETQSDLDQFASDVLAVAQEGKQFLFRSAASILTSLAQLGKQPIPAEEMGKYDATPNPGVVLVGSHVKKSTAQLYALLEEETVTGVEVDVKQLRDDPNNRDKLLTAILQDIKTAYENEQTPVIYTSREELQFETTQARLDFGVEVSSFLMDIVRRLPKNISFLISKGGITSNDVLSDGLQLQSARLLGQILPGCSLVRTPETHPQFPSLPVVLFPGNVGDNQGLVTVYRRLNKHHG; this comes from the coding sequence ATGACCACCCCCAAAATTATTGTCCTCGATGATGATCCCACAGGTTCTCAAACTGTCCACAGTTGCTTACTCTTAATGCAGTGGGATGTAGAAACATTGCGTCTAGGTTTACAGGATGATATTTCCATCTTCTTTGTTCTCACCAATACTCGCGCCCTCTCCCCAGACAATGCAGTAAAAAGAACTCGTGAAGTCTGCCAAAACCTTAAAAGCGCACTTGCCCAAGAAAATATTAACGACTTTTTAGTAGTGAGTCGGTCAGATTCTACTCTTAGAGGACATTATCCCCTAGAAACTGATGTCATTGCCGAAGAATTAGGCTCATTTGATGCTCATTTCCTCGTTCCTGCCTTTTTTGAAGGGGGACGTATCACCCGTGACAGTGTCCACTATATTGTCTCTGATGGAGTAGAAACCCCCGTTCACGAAACCGAATTTGCTAAAGATTCTGTTTTTGGTTACTCTTACAGCTATCTTCCTGACTATGTAGAAGAAAAAACCCAAGGGAAAATTAAAGCCAATGAAGTACAACGGTTTACTTTAGCTGATATTCGTCAAGGAATAAAAGATCGGCTGCGACAACTGAATAATAATCAATGTGTTGCCGTTGATGGAGAAACCCAAAGCGACTTAGATCAATTTGCCTCTGATGTTCTTGCAGTCGCCCAAGAAGGGAAACAGTTTTTATTCCGCAGCGCTGCTAGTATCCTTACCTCTCTCGCGCAACTCGGGAAACAACCTATTCCTGCCGAAGAAATGGGCAAATATGATGCCACCCCTAACCCAGGTGTTGTCTTAGTCGGTTCTCATGTGAAAAAATCAACCGCTCAACTTTATGCCCTTCTAGAAGAAGAAACTGTCACTGGCGTTGAAGTTGATGTTAAGCAATTACGAGATGATCCGAATAATCGTGATAAATTATTAACCGCTATTCTGCAAGACATTAAAACGGCTTACGAAAATGAACAAACCCCTGTCATCTATACTAGCCGTGAAGAGCTCCAATTTGAAACTACCCAAGCCCGTCTTGACTTTGGGGTAGAAGTGTCTTCCTTTTTAATGGATATTGTGCGCCGACTGCCTAAAAATATTAGTTTTCTCATTAGTAAAGGAGGCATTACCTCCAACGATGTCTTAAGTGATGGATTACAATTACAATCAGCAAGACTCCTAGGACAAATTCTTCCGGGTTGTTCCTTAGTGCGTACCCCTGAAACGCATCCTCAATTTCCGAGTCTTCCTGTTGTCTTATTTCCCGGCAATGTGGGAGATAATCAAGGCTTAGTTACTGTTTACCGTCGCTTAAATAAACATCATGGCTGA
- a CDS encoding tellurite resistance TerB family protein, translating into MQGKKNTEKQLLKILIGAAWIDGHIQTEERQYLQKTAQKHNLADDPEIRPLLNELKAVKPDQCYAWVQEYLGSSPNQKDYENLIEAISGLIYSDGEMATEEAKLLTSLQEYDPDSTSPLEKVLKTVQTLYQRYANS; encoded by the coding sequence ATGCAAGGCAAAAAAAATACTGAAAAACAGCTACTCAAAATTTTAATTGGCGCAGCTTGGATCGATGGTCACATCCAGACTGAGGAACGTCAATACCTGCAAAAAACTGCCCAAAAACATAACCTCGCCGACGATCCAGAAATTCGACCTCTTTTAAACGAACTAAAAGCTGTCAAACCTGATCAATGCTACGCTTGGGTACAAGAATATTTGGGCAGTTCTCCTAACCAAAAAGATTATGAAAATCTCATTGAAGCTATTAGTGGATTAATTTATAGCGACGGAGAAATGGCAACAGAAGAAGCAAAACTCCTCACTAGCTTACAAGAATATGATCCTGATAGTACCTCCCCCCTTGAAAAAGTGTTAAAAACTGTACAGACACTTTATCAACGATATGCAAACAGTTAG
- a CDS encoding 16S rRNA (cytosine(967)-C(5))-methyltransferase, producing the protein MKHNPRQVVFNALYEIILKDAYAEVARDRALGKISLTPQDQKFVSELIYGIVRRQRTLDALIDQFASKPASQQPPKLRLILLIGLYQLRYLTQVPDSAAVDTSVELAKSNGLGKLSGVINGLLRNYSRQQATTADPLKLPEDPIQRIGILHSFPDWIVKLWWEEYGEETAPLLAQWFNHPPNIDLRINPLQTTQETVEKALNEVNIEYSRLPLPNGLRLPSGVGNIQQLPGFTQGWWTVQDYSAQLVSYLLNPQAGETIIDACAAPGGKSTHIAELMGDQGIIYSSDRASSRLKKVTQNAQRLKLNSIQTCVGDVRNLSQFKNSSDRVLVDAPCSGLGTLHRRTDLRWRQTPENLLQLAQLQQEILTEAATWVKPNGILVYATCTINPLENEDVIQAFLANHPQWQIIPPAGNFPVPSLTSLSNFLKILPTEHNSDGFFMVKLKL; encoded by the coding sequence ATGAAGCATAATCCGCGCCAAGTTGTATTTAATGCTCTGTATGAAATCATCTTGAAAGATGCCTATGCCGAAGTAGCGCGCGATCGCGCTTTAGGGAAAATCTCTCTCACCCCCCAAGATCAAAAATTTGTCAGTGAGTTAATCTATGGAATTGTTCGTCGTCAGCGTACCCTTGATGCGTTAATTGATCAGTTTGCCAGTAAACCAGCTTCCCAACAACCGCCCAAACTGCGCCTAATTCTACTTATCGGATTGTATCAGCTACGATATTTGACGCAAGTTCCTGATTCGGCAGCAGTGGATACAAGTGTCGAACTTGCCAAAAGCAATGGCTTAGGGAAACTTTCAGGGGTAATTAATGGTCTTCTCCGCAATTATAGCCGTCAACAAGCAACCACGGCTGATCCCTTAAAACTCCCTGAAGATCCGATCCAGCGTATTGGTATTTTACATAGCTTTCCCGATTGGATCGTTAAACTGTGGTGGGAGGAGTATGGAGAAGAAACGGCCCCTCTCCTCGCGCAATGGTTCAATCACCCCCCCAATATTGACTTGAGAATCAACCCCTTACAAACCACTCAAGAAACAGTAGAAAAAGCCCTTAATGAAGTCAATATCGAATATTCTCGCCTTCCCCTTCCCAATGGGCTAAGACTCCCCTCTGGAGTAGGAAATATTCAACAACTGCCAGGGTTTACTCAAGGGTGGTGGACAGTTCAAGATTATAGCGCCCAATTAGTGAGTTATTTACTCAATCCCCAAGCAGGAGAAACCATTATTGATGCCTGTGCCGCCCCTGGGGGGAAAAGTACCCATATTGCCGAATTAATGGGAGATCAGGGAATTATTTATAGCAGCGATCGCGCTTCTAGTCGCCTCAAAAAAGTTACTCAAAATGCCCAACGGCTAAAACTCAATTCTATTCAAACTTGTGTTGGTGATGTGCGAAACCTATCTCAATTTAAAAATAGCAGCGATCGCGTTTTAGTCGATGCCCCCTGTTCTGGCTTAGGCACCTTACATCGTCGCACCGATTTACGTTGGCGACAAACTCCCGAAAATCTCCTACAATTAGCCCAACTGCAACAAGAAATCCTCACCGAAGCCGCCACTTGGGTAAAACCTAACGGTATCCTCGTTTATGCCACTTGTACCATTAACCCCTTAGAAAACGAAGATGTCATTCAAGCCTTCTTAGCCAATCACCCTCAATGGCAAATTATCCCACCCGCAGGGAACTTTCCCGTACCATCCTTAACGTCTTTGTCAAATTTCTTAAAAATTTTGCCCACAGAACACAACAGTGATGGCTTTTTTATGGTCAAATTAAAACTATAG
- the ppc gene encoding phosphoenolpyruvate carboxylase produces the protein MSSLLQASSQDINNTDSDLFLTRRIKLIEELWESVLKVECGQELVDLLQQLRSMGSPEGQATGLPTSSVPKLIEELPLNDAVRAARAFALYFQLINIVEQHYEQREQQLNRQVSYQPLQGEKLQEEDTQSVLGAEFLEKSWQGNSTYQKAGTFNWLFPYLNKLNVPPQLIQRLLNQLDIRLVFTAHPTEIVRQTIRKKQRRISGILQHIDYSEMVAQNLGFLESPEAMESTEQLKEEIRLWWRTDELHQFKPEVLDEVDYALHYFQEVLFDTIPHLSKRLKQALNQSFKELTPPKNNFCRFGSWVGADRDGNPSVTPAVTWETACYQRGIVLERYLDSVRRLITLLSLSLHWSDVLPELLESLEQDRAVMPEVYEGLAIRYRREPYRLKLAYIEQRLKNTIHRNQCLSSEESAPAEVMERHHQTLYHSGEEFLAELQLIQRNLTETGLTCQDLEHLICQVEIYGFNLTELDMRQESSRHSDTLDEITEYLQILPKSYNELDESERVEWLTQELKTRRPLIPGELHFSEKTNETVETFRLLRKLQQEFGQQVCQTYIISMSHEVSDLLEVLLLAKEAGIYDPGTGSCSLQVVPLFETVDDLLRAPSVMKALFELPLYRACLAGGYGKEKEKGEYDIQEVMLGYSDSNKDSGFLSSNWEIHKAQKALQRLAEGYGVSLRIFHGRGGSVGRGGGPTYEAILAQPSSTINGRIKITEQGEVVASKYSLPELALYHLETATTAVIQGSLLGSGFDDIASWNEIMEKLAARSRQHYRALIYEEPDFLDFFLSVTPIQEISQLQISSRPARRQGGKKDLSSLRAIPWVFSWTQTRFLLPAWYGVGTALKDFLEEESERNYDQNLKLLRYFYLKWPFFRMAISKVEMTLAKVDLQIAHHYLKELANPEDHERFERIFQQIADEYYLTSDLVRLVTNHEKLLDGDPDLQRSVQLRNRTIVPLGFLQVSLLKRLREYSNQSASGVIHFRYSKEELLRGALLTLNGIAAGMRNTG, from the coding sequence CTCTGATTTATTTTTGACTCGGCGCATTAAACTCATTGAAGAGTTATGGGAATCAGTTTTAAAAGTTGAATGCGGTCAAGAGTTGGTCGATTTATTGCAACAGTTGCGCTCTATGGGATCACCGGAAGGACAGGCTACGGGATTGCCCACTTCTTCTGTACCAAAACTGATTGAAGAACTCCCCCTTAATGATGCAGTTAGAGCAGCCCGTGCATTTGCCCTTTACTTCCAACTGATTAATATTGTGGAACAACACTACGAACAGCGAGAACAACAGCTGAATCGTCAAGTTAGTTACCAACCATTACAGGGAGAAAAATTACAGGAGGAAGATACCCAGAGTGTTTTGGGGGCAGAATTTCTCGAAAAAAGTTGGCAAGGAAATTCCACTTATCAAAAAGCAGGGACGTTTAATTGGCTCTTTCCCTACCTGAATAAATTAAATGTTCCCCCCCAACTCATCCAGAGATTACTCAACCAGCTTGATATTCGTTTAGTTTTTACGGCGCATCCTACCGAAATTGTCCGCCAAACTATTCGCAAAAAACAACGTCGGATCTCTGGAATATTGCAACATATTGATTACTCAGAAATGGTGGCGCAGAATCTGGGCTTTTTAGAATCCCCAGAAGCGATGGAATCTACAGAGCAACTTAAAGAAGAAATCCGTCTCTGGTGGCGTACTGATGAATTACATCAATTTAAGCCAGAAGTATTAGACGAAGTAGATTATGCCCTTCACTACTTCCAAGAAGTTTTATTTGATACCATTCCCCATCTTTCTAAACGACTCAAACAAGCCCTAAATCAATCTTTTAAGGAATTAACTCCTCCTAAAAATAATTTTTGTCGATTCGGTTCTTGGGTGGGAGCCGATCGCGATGGGAATCCCTCTGTAACCCCTGCTGTCACTTGGGAAACTGCTTGTTATCAAAGAGGAATTGTTTTAGAACGATATTTAGACTCTGTGAGACGACTGATTACCCTTTTAAGTCTGTCTTTACATTGGAGTGATGTTTTACCGGAACTTTTAGAATCTTTAGAGCAAGATCGCGCGGTGATGCCAGAAGTTTATGAAGGCCTGGCAATTCGCTACCGACGAGAACCTTATCGCCTGAAACTTGCTTATATTGAGCAACGTTTGAAAAATACCATCCATCGCAATCAATGCTTATCTTCTGAGGAATCAGCCCCAGCAGAAGTGATGGAACGACATCATCAAACCCTTTATCATTCTGGGGAAGAATTTTTAGCAGAATTACAACTGATTCAGCGTAATTTAACCGAAACTGGGCTTACTTGCCAAGATTTAGAGCATTTAATTTGTCAAGTGGAAATTTATGGGTTTAACCTCACTGAGTTGGATATGCGGCAAGAGTCTTCTCGCCACTCAGACACATTAGACGAGATAACTGAATACTTACAGATTTTACCGAAATCTTATAACGAACTAGACGAGTCAGAGCGAGTGGAATGGCTAACACAAGAGCTGAAAACTCGCCGTCCTCTGATTCCTGGGGAGCTTCATTTTTCAGAAAAAACCAACGAAACTGTAGAAACATTCCGTCTGTTAAGAAAACTGCAACAGGAGTTTGGTCAACAAGTTTGCCAAACCTATATTATTAGCATGAGCCATGAAGTAAGTGATCTTTTAGAAGTCTTACTGTTGGCAAAAGAAGCAGGAATTTATGATCCTGGCACTGGAAGTTGTAGCTTACAAGTTGTTCCTCTTTTTGAAACAGTAGATGACTTGTTACGTGCTCCTTCAGTGATGAAGGCTTTATTTGAATTGCCCTTGTATCGCGCTTGTTTAGCAGGGGGATATGGCAAAGAAAAGGAAAAAGGAGAGTATGATATTCAAGAAGTCATGCTCGGTTATTCTGATAGTAATAAAGATTCAGGCTTTTTAAGCAGTAACTGGGAAATTCATAAAGCGCAAAAAGCCCTACAAAGGCTAGCAGAAGGGTATGGTGTATCCCTGCGGATCTTTCATGGGCGCGGTGGCTCAGTAGGACGCGGTGGTGGCCCCACTTATGAGGCAATTTTAGCCCAACCGAGTTCCACGATTAATGGACGAATTAAAATTACAGAACAAGGGGAAGTGGTGGCTTCTAAGTATTCTCTCCCTGAGTTGGCGCTGTATCATTTAGAAACGGCAACAACTGCGGTAATTCAAGGAAGCTTATTGGGAAGTGGCTTTGATGATATTGCCTCTTGGAATGAGATTATGGAAAAGTTGGCAGCGCGATCGCGCCAGCATTATCGGGCTTTAATTTACGAAGAACCAGATTTCTTAGATTTCTTCCTCTCAGTTACGCCGATTCAAGAAATTAGTCAGTTGCAAATTAGTTCTCGCCCCGCCCGTCGTCAAGGGGGGAAAAAAGATTTAAGCTCTCTGCGTGCGATTCCTTGGGTATTTAGCTGGACGCAAACTCGTTTCCTCCTTCCGGCATGGTATGGGGTAGGAACTGCCTTAAAAGACTTTTTAGAGGAAGAATCAGAACGAAATTATGACCAGAACTTAAAACTGCTACGATACTTTTATCTCAAATGGCCCTTTTTCCGCATGGCAATTTCTAAAGTTGAGATGACACTTGCTAAAGTTGATTTACAAATTGCCCATCATTATCTAAAAGAGTTAGCAAATCCTGAAGATCACGAACGGTTTGAGCGGATTTTTCAACAAATTGCTGATGAATATTATCTCACTAGTGATTTAGTGCGGTTAGTCACCAATCACGAAAAACTTCTTGATGGCGATCCCGATTTACAACGCTCTGTACAATTGAGAAATCGTACCATTGTGCCTTTAGGGTTTTTACAAGTTTCCCTCTTAAAACGTCTTCGTGAGTATAGTAATCAAAGTGCCTCAGGCGTGATTCATTTCCGTTATAGTAAAGAAGAATTATTACGCGGCGCGTTACTGACTCTTAATGGGATTGCAGCTGGAATGCGTAATACAGGTTAA